ACAAATGATATGTTTGAGGTAATTTGTTACCATTTGTTTGTTCACTGGAGAGCACTGacccatttatttttcaactgtcCAACTCAGTAGACTGTTTGGTTACAAATCTTAAGAAAATAAGTTTAAGGTATTTCAATACACAGCTATTGATTTAAGTCTCTAAAATCCTGTGTTGAACAGGATATagtaacattattattattattaacacattactattattattctaataagGACAACATGGCACAGTATGTTACACCTCTAAGATGATCATTAGGTTCAATCAACACTTTTAAAACACCCTCatcaaaaactgaacattatgacCATCATGAAGGGGGTAGTTATAGACTGCATTAATTTTAGCTTGGCTTGCCTAATAAAGTGGTAGCTGAGTGTATACAGAGTATCACTGCCTACTGTAATTCCCACTcctattctgtgtgtgtgtgtgtgtgtgttttacccaCCATGCTGCTGCACTCCTCATCCACAGTGTCTCAGAGTGGTCCAGGAAGGCCGCcttgctgctgctttctgttcGACTGTGGAGCTTCAGAGACTCTCGGGGGAAATACAAACTCAGAGGACCAGACTCCTGCAGAAAAGACACAACCACATGCACTAAACTACAGTCAACTACAGTGTGCCACATGCATGTCTCCTGGCTCCTGCCCACACAGGAAACAAGACCAATCCTATGTCGCTTTGTGAGAGAGTATAAGTGATGTGTAAAGGGGCTTTAAAAGGACCAAAGCATCGGACCTGTTTCAGCTGGTCCTCGGTGGTGGTTCCTGATAGCAGCTCGTTGTTGGACTCGCACAGAGTGGTCTGTCCGGGGGGCAGCGGAGGGGGAAACAGCCCCAGAGAGCACATCTTCAAGCCCTGAACACACCATGGGTCAGTGAGGCAAACACAGAGCCATTTCTACTCACCAACAGCtgactgaaaacaggggacacaGTGGCCTGACAGCTAACTATTAGTTAGCTAACTATTAGTTAGCTTGCTATCTCTAGCTAACTAGATCGACGCCGGCCTGGTTTTGGCAACagttgctctgtgtttttacaaatcgTGTTAATTACCTTGTAGTGTGTCCTGTGTGGTGTGATCAATTATCACTGCGCTGTGGTTTCAAACAGCAGAGTAAAAGAGCATGCGACGTTGTTGTGACACTTTGGCTACTTCACATCAAACCAATCCCGCCGTGTGGACTACGGGAAGCCAGAGGGACAAACAGTGCGGAGTACAGCCTCATGGAGCCGAAGTGCTGCCCTCTGCAGGACACACagcaacatcacacacacacacacacacactgagcctgaCAGGTACCAACTATTTGTTGTTACAGAGTTGATATCACGTGAAATACGCGAATGCTTTTATTTAACTTCAGCAAATGTAAATTCAACATGGATTTGTCCACGTGGTGTATATTTCCTCCATAATCATCGTCATGTTATTGGCCACATTAAAGGCCAAGACAAGCATCTGGTTGGTAATTATGATGAAGATAAAGATGCTGTTTTCCCCCTCTTCATCAGGCAGGACAAAGCGCACGGTAATTTGCGCGCCAGCATCCCTGGAGCCAGCAGtttgtcttgctcaaggacacatcagcagcagcagcagcagcagcagggtggaTGCTGGCTAATGATCCGGGACCGTCCGATGGAAACACGGCTCAAACATGGAAACTGGTGAATGAAATGCGCCCATAATGACACATtatggaaatggaaatgatgGCAAACTGATCTGCCAgttctacgtgtgtgtgtgtgtgtgtgtgtgtgtgtgtttgcagagggTGTTGGTAGCGCCCCCTTGCGGCGCAACTCGCATTTCCGTGACGTCAATTCAGCACTGGGAAGGAGACAGCTCCCTCCCCCAAAAACCCAGCGCGCCTCACGTTGCATGGGTCCCCGGTTATTGATAACACAATTTGCCCGCTGGGATCCATCCCAGTAGCGTGAAACTCGTGGATAGAGGGACTGGAAATACAACAGACAGCCCGGACCGAAGAAAAACAACGATTTGCTCATTATCGCCGACAAATAGCAAGCCGAGCCCACCCCTTCACTTGACAACGCGACATCAACCAGGCAGAAAGGTATGGGAATGTCATACTATCCGGTTAAATGCTGATTGAATATGAAATCAGGTACCACAGGACGTTTAGGTGTGATGCCGTTGCTTGGTGCGGTAGCGCTCATGCCGCTCACACTGCACCAGTGAACTGATGCTGCCAAGAAACGAATCATCGTCGATGAATGCTAGAAAATCATATTTGTGCAGCCAGAAAGCCCACATTACGAAATATTTGTGTTGATGCCAACGCCGAGTAAATGTACAGACGCTGCGGCAGTTTCACTTGGCATGGACCATAGTAGGCATCGGGGTTGCAATTCATGCACGTCGGCTATGATGCTGCTGAGTGTCATCATCACATCCTCGGTTATTTAAAGATTGATCTTCCTgcgtttgtgtgcgtgtgtgcactgCTCCTTCACACAGGCCCGCTGGTTGTTTATTGCCCGTTTTTTCACGCTCTGGATTCGCTCGGTCGCTTCTCATGCAGTGGTGCAGTACAAGACACGGATCTGGTGTGGGATATGTGAATTGGATacatgtgctctctctctctctctctctctctctctcacacacacacacacacacatgcaggcacacacgcacgcacggACGTACGTACACATCCACACTGAGGTGGTTATGCAATTCGCAATATTCAGATGCACACAAAGCTCTTCACCTGATGCATGACGAGCGACATATGGGAGCTTCTGAGTGGCTTTGCTCTGATCTTGTCAGACACTGATGCGCCTCAGAGGGACAGTTAAAGAGCAGGTGACAACCAGGGCTGCGGACTGTACAACCTCCTCTGGTCGATTCATTCATAAAGCCCAACTACACTCTGGGTGATGGCTCCACTGGGCTGGCTGGTTTTCCCAttcatagacacacagacacacagagatgagGCTTTACCGCATGATTCAGGCAGAATTCGCTTGTGGAAATGGAGTGTCTGAGTGGTTAAACTGGGGCGCTGACTAGGTGTCCCACTCACACCACAACTCtgctgttttggtgttttgcaTCGCATGAATAGATGAAAAGTTTGTGTAAAACTCTAGTAAAAAGATCAAATGAGAGAGTGGAAGTAAAGGGAGCAGTGATTTCAGCACTGGGCAGCTCCTCACTGCAAATGGAGCTGTCCATTTTCCTCCTGGAGCTGTCCAGTGCTGAAATTAATCTACACTCAAAAACAGTCACACATTGTTTACCCACAAGCACAAATATGAAGCATGGCTATTCCAGCGATTATCAATCACTCTAATGCATGTCTTATCATAAATCCTCTCCTCCAGGCTCACTTCTCGTCCTTCCATCTTTCATCCACCCTAACCTGCTGTGTTGGGGAAACCCCTGATGAGTGGGACCTGTATCCATGAGCCCCGTGCCCCTTCCCCCTCCCTGTCAGGCTTCAGCACCCCCATCTCAGAACCCCCCTATCGAAGACTCGATGGAGACACCCCTGCCTGCACCCCCGAAACGGACCTGACCCCCACACAGTGTGTCCTCCGTAACGTGCTGTCCATCGACACGGGTGGCCAGGGGGCGCCGGGCGGCAGCAGCCCCACTCCCAGTGATGGACCTTCAGCCCACTTTGACAACAGCGTGCTAAAACTACATGAACATGAGGCCTGCCAGTGTGGCGGCGGGGCCGAGGCGGGGCACAGTCCAGAGGCTGGTGCTGTTCGCAGCCAGTCGGAGAACATTCGGCTACAATCAGGAAGTGGTGGTTTTTTGGAGGGACTGTTTGGCTGCCTAAAACCAGTCTGGACCATGATTGGAAAGGCCTACTCCACTGAACACAAGCATAGCCACGAAGGTATGTGCCGTAAGTGTTCCACTTTTATGCTATCTCACCCTCGGCTGTGTTTAGATGTCACAGGGCAAAGAAAAGTCAGACTAGTTTGTGACTCAAACATGTCATTCATTCACTGTATCACATTATTGCCATGTCTTTGTGGGTCAGGTAGTTAATTCCCATGATTCCCAACCTAAAAGGGCCACAAGATAAACCTGAGGGGCGGTGAGATGATTAGTGGGgtaaggaaaaggaaaaagagaatttCTATTCAGCTCTTGGACTTTTCTCTAATCttaaatattgaattatttGACACTTTTGGGCTTcaagttatttaaatgaaaccatataGAAGTTTATAGGCAGACATCTCTTTGGTGGAACTCAACAATTCAACATGACAAGGGACCAGAATCACTGCTTTAATATTTCACGATGAATTGTATTTTATAGGGttatcatatgttttttttttaattcaaaatcatAATCTGAAAGGCAGCTatagtaactacagctgtcagataaagtTAGAAgactaaaaactacaatatttcaCCCTTAAATGTAGTGGGGCAGAAGTATGAAATAGCAGAAAACTGTAATACTCAAACAAGATATGAATCAGTAGAGGATTTACTCTCCAACACTTGGACTCCATTATTCCCGTCGCTCTCTGACTGCCACCGTGTCCTGCTGGCAGCATGAGTGTGTTCACGGGTCCATCAGCCCGTGTCTCACAGTCATCAGCTACAGTGAGTTTTCACAGCTGGCCAGGTTGGAGCATCATGTGCatctgcctctgctgcagcagctctctaGAGATCTCGACACTTCAGTGGACCTCATGAAGAATTGATCTGCCTGTCTCTTTTATTCTGCCCAGCTCGTCTCTCTTTAGTGACCGTCCTCTCACAGTCATTTAAGTAGATTCTGTatgacagatgacagacagaTTAGACTATGAGTGGATTGCTGTTTTTCCCTCAATATTCTTATCTCTGGAAAGAAATGCAATGGTCTGCTGGATAGGTTGTCAATATACCATTTGTTTGAACATGACAGGCGCTTTGTATGATGTAATTGTGTCGTGCCAGCCCATTCTAATGTGTAGCAAAGGCCGAGCATTTGCTCAGAAAACCCCCCTGACTCCTCCCTGTCCAACCTGGCAAGAGTATATATTGACATTTGGAGGTTTTACAATGTGTGATGGATACATTCAAAATAAGTACTCAAAGGGTGCTTGTGGAGAAATGCTTTTcatgctgcatttgtttttttttggcttgttgGCCTGCGTATAGAGTCCTGGGAGGTTCCTTTTGAGGAAATCTCCGACCTGCAGTGGGTGGGCAGCGGGGCACAGGGGGCCGTCTTTCTCGGCAAGTTCCACGGGGAGGACGTGGCTGTAAAGAAAGTGCGGGACATCAAAGAAACTGAGATCAAACACCTACGCAAACTCAAGCACCCCAACATCATCACATTCAAGTGAGGAAACTCATGATGTCCTACAGGgtcatgtttcatttaattGCATAAATCCCACTTTGatatctttccctctctgttcaCCTGTGTTATGCTATCTGAATGTTGTGCCTCCTCCCAGGGGCGTGTGCACCCAGGCTCCCTGTTACTGTATCTTGATGGAATACTGTGCCCAAGGCCAACTGTACGAGGTGCTGAGGGCGGGCCGTAAaatcaccccctccctcctggtTGACTGGTCCATGGGCATTGCAGGTGGCATGAActacctccacctccacaaaaTCATCCATCGGGACCTCAAGTCCCCCAAGTAAGTCTGGAAAATGCAGCCAGAGCAAGTTTCATACATCAACTTGCAATTTCATAATCgatttctcattattttcacGCAAAATCACGTGTAATCTCACGTTTGCAGCATGCTGATCACACACGATGATCTAGTAAAGATCTCTGACTTTGGCACCTCAAAGGAGCTCAGTGACAAGAGCACTAAGATGTCATTTGCCGGCACCGTAGCTTGGATGGCCCCCGAAGTCATCCGGAATGAGCCAGTGTCTGAAAAGGTGGACATCTGGtaagttttattaacatttcTTCTATCTTACAAATACAGCAGCACATGCTCTCTCTATAGCAGAAGATGGAGATATTGTATCAATATCGTGAGTTATTTCAGCTTTTAATCCTCTGAGGGATTTAAAATTACTTACTGATGTTCTGTGTGATTGGACTGTCTTGTTGTGTTGTTATATGCATTTAATTTTCTTCTCTGGTCTCTTGTGTTAAAGAGGTCTTGACCTCAGTGAGGCttcctgaataaataaaacttggTTTTACTTTAAGGTCTTTTGGAGTGGTGCTGTGGGAGATGCTAACTGGAGAGATCCCTTACAAAGATGTGGACTCATCCGCCATCATCTGGGGCGTGGGaaacaacagcctccagctgcCCGTACCTGAGAGCTGCCCAGATGGCTTCAAGATCCTCCTCAGACAGTGCTGGTGTGTAACGCCTGGAAATGGACAGTTAAAAAGAGGAAAGTGAGGCAGAAAATGAGCAGATTAGAGAAATAGATGCAGCGGTTAAGAGTAAATGCACAGGGAGGCGTTAGTCTGTGGTTTAAGGGCTTTATTGATTTTACAGTGCATTGTAAATGTACACAGCTGTCTTTTCCATCTTGGATCTGCAGGAACTGTAAGCCCAGGAATAGGCCCTCTTTCAGACAGATCCTTCTTCATCTGGATATAGCGTCAGCTGATGTACTGTCCACTCCACAGGAGACGTACTTCAAGTCTCAGGTATGGTTGCTTCTCCAACTCCACGCCTGAATACAGAAAATCTGTAGATCCACCGAAAGACCCTCCAATCACACTTTTAAATATGCAGACGTGATGTTCACAAATGCAAACGCAGCCGCACAAGCTTGTACAGTAATCAGACATTAACTGCCATATAGGAGAGGACTGGTTTTTAGAGTCAGCTCTGGCTAGACGGAGCTGGTTAACAGAAATGTGCTCTCATCAGGCTGAATGGCGAGAAGAGGTGAAACAGCACTTTGAGAAGATTAAATCTGAGGGCACTTGTCTCCACCGGCTTGATGAGGAACTGATCAACCGACGCAGAGAGGAGCTCAGGTCTGATTTTTACTTTTAGATTTCACATGCATAATTCCACAGTGACTCCGGGCGTCTGACCAATAGATGATGGTGTACTTTTACCATGCTAGCTTACATGCATGAGGCCACTTTCACTCCGTCCCATTTCTCGATGTCATTCCTTTTGTCCGCCACCGTGGATGAAATAAGTGCCTTGAGTGCATGTCTATTGTGGTGAATTTGGAATCTCTCATGCGGATGCACAATGACATCAGCAGCCTCTTTTCTTCTCAGGCATGCTTTGGACATTCGCGAGCACTATGAGAGGAAACTGGAGAGGGCTAACAACCTTTACATGGAGCTCAGCGCTGTcatgctgcagctggagctcaAAGAGAAAGAGTTGCAGAGGTATGATAAATCCCTGAACAGTGGGTGTATTATTATAAAATGCTAACATTCTTTACAAATGAATAAGCCACAATGCATTTATGCTTTGGTGTTATTTGGTACTTTGTTTCCAGGAGAGAGCAGTCTTTGGATAAAAAGTATCCAGGTTTGTTTAAGCACCACAGCTCCAGACAGAGCAGCTCCTCCAACTCCATGGACAAACTCATCAAGAAGAGAAATGTCCCACAGAAACTGCCCTCAGGAAAGAGGTGCAAGATCTCATTTCAGTCTTTATTCGATAAAAGATTGATATACTGAAATGGCTGCATGAATATTCATTAGGCTTGtggattgttgttgttgactaATCCCTCCTACTCTTTCAGGCCAGACATCCTCAAGTCTGAGGTAATCATTCCCAAAATGGATTCCTCTGTGATGCAAGTCACTATCCCGGCCTGCCCCAACAGAAGCTCCACTTCCCCCAGCCGGTCTCGGAGGGTAAAGACCCGCCATCGCAAGCCCGGTAAGGGCAGCAGTGGGGACCTGGCTGGACTTAAGGCAAATCAGTCCTCCCCTAACAGGGACACAATTGCCCAGGCTAACAATTCTACCACTAACACGTCCAAGCAGCTCCTGGAACCCTCTGCAGCCCTGCGGGGTCTCAGCcacgagcagcagcagaggcagctaTCCTCCTCCAGCCCCGACCTCATCTGCACCACACTTGAGGCAGAGGGCCAGGGAAAAGGGGAGCCCTCTGTGGGTGGgctggagagaggggggagCCTTAGTGCCTCTGCAGGGTTGGGAGGGTCTGAGGTGGGTGCAGCCGGCCTAGATGACCTCACAGAAACTCCTCCACGCAGCGACACGCCGAGCGAGGACGCAGCATCGTTTCCGTTCTCCAGCAGCCCAGACTCACCGTGTGGTAGGGGGGCGGGAGCTGGCCGGGGGTCTCTGGGATCTCCACGTTTGCCCCATGATGGGGAGGATAAAGAGGAGGGAGCTGGTGCTGTGAGGTTGCCCCGGGGGGCATCAGGGGGAATTGGGAGTCAACACCTCACTCCCTCAGCCATTCTGTACAGGGCAGCTATCACACGCAAACAGGTACAGTGTCGGACATGTGATCCTACTCCTCAGTATTCTTCTGGTAACACTTTGATCATTTTCACTTGTGCATTTCACCTGTTTCTGACTACAGAGGCGTGGAGTGTCatcagaagaggaggagggtgaagtTGACAGTGAGGTTGAGTTACCACGGAGACGGTGAGTAGCTCGCCGTTGTTCGTCACCAGAAGATTCCCTCAGGCCGCCTTCCCTCTCTGACAAGTTGCtcaaacaacaaagaaataattttaaatttgtGATTCCTTCACATCATCAATTCAGCAATTTAAAACCTGCTTCTGTCTCCAGACGTCCAACCAGCATCACAAAATGCCAGTCGGTGTCCACCTTCAGCTCAGAGAATCTGTCAGTGTCGGACGGCGAGGAAGGCCACACCACTGACCACTCTCACAGCGGCACCCCCGACGTGGTCAGCACTAACACAGACGACAGGTTGGACGACCGCAGCGACGATCTCCTCTCTCAGGGGTCCGAGATCCCGGCGGACAACACTGATCCTGCGCAGGCTTCAGACGGCCTGTCGGAGAGAGACGGAGCCCTGGGTCAGGCCAAAGCTCAGCTGGACGCCGGGCAGAATCCTAATGAGGTAAAGCAGCTCCAAGGAGGATTGTATGTGTCAGTTTGTGTCATCGTCCTAGACTGATGGAAAAACACTTACTCCAAAAAGCATCGGTGGAAAGTAACCAAGTACATTCACTCAGCAACAGCATTTAAGTCGAATATTGAGGTATTTGTACAAGcattttatgttactttgtCCACAACATGTCAGAGAAATATGTTACTCTTTACTCCATTACATTCATCTGACAGATATAGTTAATTGTGAtttactataaaaaaaacatataataaacttaaaaaaaaatacaatgccTTGTAAAAATGAGTGTTTAGAGACAGCTTTAGCTCCGAATAGGAgctttttatttgacaaattagcaaagattagagaaaagatgaaaaaaatcttttcttcCTTCCCCAAAAAATtgattatctctctctctcatcccagATTTATTTTACGACCTTTACTAGGAGCCTGATCCTTAGGATGGGATCCACTAGACAAAActaagctgctgcagagctgcttgTACATTTAAGCATCagctttaaatgcattttaccGCAGGACAAGTACTTTCGCTTTTCCTACGTtcattacattttgctgataatacaaCGTAGGATTTAAAATGCAGGACCTTTACATGTAATAGGGTCTTTTGACATTGTTGTATTGGTACTTTagttaagtaaaggatctgaatccACCACTGCCAAAAACACTTAATGTCTGCTGTAGGTCGTGTATGACTTGGTTTCTTACTCTCTCCGTAGAGCCGGGCTCTGTGTGATGATTCCGACTGCGACAGCGCTGAGCTGGATCAGTCCGGCAGTGGAGAGCCCAGCCGTCCTCCCAGTGCTGGAGCATGGGCGCCGCCGTCTCAGCCCTGTCAGGGGTCTCCACAGGCGCCCCACACAGGACCTCCATAGATCATGGACACTAGCAAAGACCTCCAGCTACCCTACAGTGAACAACCATCACAGGCGTACACCAATCTGTCAGTGCAGTACATTACTGTTGTCATGAGGGATCACATCTACTACACCACTCAGACTATGACAAGTTGACTTATGGTGTCTCATAAGTTTGTTGGCTGGCAAACATCCATCAGATGACATAGGACATTTGTCATAACCTGACATCAGATATTTTGGCAGCTTGTGACATCAGATAAATGTCATTTAAGTTCAGTAGGGTTTTTTAGGCATAATAGTTACCAAGGTAACCTTAGCCACTGCTCCAGTTCAGCAAAAACCCTTCCACagacgcacacgcacgcacaagaTACCACACTCGTTGTCCTTTAAACACTCTAATCCTCACTCTGGGAGCATCCTCCATGATACTCCACACACTAATGCATCAAATactaatgaataataatgtaaatatcCATGACATACCACATGAGAAATAtctaactttattttatttgtaagatAAAATGTAAGACTAAACGGTATGCAGCCCTGTGAACAAATGCATGATTACATGTTTATAATTTATGGTTCGAATGTGtcagttttatattttgtgAAAGTTTACACTTTTTTAATCCTGAAAGTATTACTTCAGTTATTTTGATTTGTTAATAAATGTCAGcactcaagaaaaaaaaatggaatgaaaatCTCACCAAGACATCGATCATGATGCATAATTAGGATTCTCAGTAggtaatatattattttttttaaccctcCTACTACTGAGTTTCAAATACACATAAGATATGCTTGAGGTTTTTAAGTAAGCTTATCAAAGCTGTGACAACATGAGCGACCTTTTGGTTGCAGCTATTGTACGTATACCGGCGTTGCTCTAAGACCgcgtttccctgctccaacacacctgattcacaTGACTGGGTTGTCTGCAGGCGTCTGCAAAGCTTGATGATGAGCCGATCATTTGAATGACGTGTTGGAGCAAGGCAACATCTATCTtacatgcagggcagtggccCCCAGGAGCAGGTCTGGGAAACATTGCTCCGTGGTTTATTGTTCGTTGTCTGAATGTCTTCTTATTAGTTGGATGTGTTAACAAAGGTACTAtgtcagcaacacacactggtgtgggtGCAGTAATAAGAGTACTCCATCAGTTGCACTCCTATAACATTGTCAAACTCATAACATGCAGTGcaaaaaaaagtatcaaaatcGATGCAGCAAAACCAGATCTTTCTTCCTTGTCTACATTACTCACAATGCACTAGCTGACAACAGTTGTGTTGGAGACTCGGGTGCATTATGCTAGAACTGGCTACagaggtttttttcccccattttcaAGCGGCGCCTGACGATGACTCAGGTTGCATCACCTGAGGCGATTTTTCCACATGGTACTTTTTGAGctgtaaaatgttaatgagAAAAATTGGGGGAGCTCCCCTTTAAGTAATGAACCAAAAGGACTCCCATATGTCGTAACGTTGATGGGTTTCATAAAAACCTCAGCTGTTCCTTTTACCCTTTAAGATAACTGCAGAAGTAGCCAGGTAAGGAATAGAGcacttctctgtggtggttACTAGTAGAACAGTAAGTATCCTTTGGGTTTGaatagaaatgttttgtttttatacagcATTGCACATTGTACCTGTAACATAGGAATTATATCGAAAGCAAAATATTATGAGcaacaataaataatgtattggttaaaaaaaaaaaaagaacagtgtgatgtttgtttaaaaagatGGGGCATGTCGTAGCTAGAGTGTTACTACGCCATGTcagctgaaggaggaaaaaattAGTATCGTCTTTAAGCATGTCCAAACTATTCCAGTGTCATTTCTTAACTTCACATctacatttcatttaaagaaaaaaaaaaaaaaaaagacccccccccaccaccactcgAGACAGGACTGTGTTTTTAGATTATTAATAAATCTGAGCTTGGTAACAGGATGATCACATTGTCGTGCCGGCTGtctttatgaataaaaaaaacccaaaacattaCAATGCAAGAACAACCAAGGATTGTGTAAGcatttcacatcttttttatttctgcatttcATTTCTTCAACAATTTAATTGCACCCAGATCTACAATAGTTTGAAAACGTGCACAAAACGTGAGTTTCTTCATCCTgcaaagaataataaaaaataaaatctgaccCAGGCAAAAAAGGATAGCAGGAAACTAGTGTTAATTCTATAATTCTCCTTCTAGTTAATCATAATTTAATACCTCAGCATAATATACTTATAAAGACCAATATGTCTTGTAGTTTTGCCCCTTGCAGCATTCCCCAGCcctgcagttaaaaaaaatattttctctatttaaaacaaacatttcaatgttattatcgtcatcatcgtcattaCTATGGTCTTAGTAAtttcagagaaaagaaaatattttcctcTCATTCAGGCCCACTCCTGGTGACCAAGGCCCACCCACCCTTATCAGAGTCCGATACACAACAATGCTCAAAAGTCCTGATCAAGAAATAAAACGGATGGAAACACAGGAATGACACAAAACAATTTCTCAGCAAATTAGAGGTGAGACGTAACGTAGCTTAAAATTCTCCTTTGAACCCGCACTCAACAAGGGATAAATTACCTTCAGTCTAAAAAGGTTTTTCCTGCATACAACTTCAACTGGAAATCATTTACACCCACTGGAACCCGTTAAACCCACAATGCCTCATTCAGGAAGTACAGCTTCAAATAAAAGATGGCAAATGTCAATGACTTCTACTCTTACAAGGAG
This sequence is a window from Pempheris klunzingeri isolate RE-2024b chromosome 11, fPemKlu1.hap1, whole genome shotgun sequence. Protein-coding genes within it:
- the map3k12 gene encoding mitogen-activated protein kinase kinase kinase 12; the protein is MSGTCIHEPRAPSPSLSGFSTPISEPPYRRLDGDTPACTPETDLTPTQCVLRNVLSIDTGGQGAPGGSSPTPSDGPSAHFDNSVLKLHEHEACQCGGGAEAGHSPEAGAVRSQSENIRLQSGSGGFLEGLFGCLKPVWTMIGKAYSTEHKHSHEESWEVPFEEISDLQWVGSGAQGAVFLGKFHGEDVAVKKVRDIKETEIKHLRKLKHPNIITFKGVCTQAPCYCILMEYCAQGQLYEVLRAGRKITPSLLVDWSMGIAGGMNYLHLHKIIHRDLKSPNMLITHDDLVKISDFGTSKELSDKSTKMSFAGTVAWMAPEVIRNEPVSEKVDIWSFGVVLWEMLTGEIPYKDVDSSAIIWGVGNNSLQLPVPESCPDGFKILLRQCWNCKPRNRPSFRQILLHLDIASADVLSTPQETYFKSQAEWREEVKQHFEKIKSEGTCLHRLDEELINRRREELRHALDIREHYERKLERANNLYMELSAVMLQLELKEKELQRREQSLDKKYPGLFKHHSSRQSSSSNSMDKLIKKRNVPQKLPSGKRPDILKSEVIIPKMDSSVMQVTIPACPNRSSTSPSRSRRVKTRHRKPGKGSSGDLAGLKANQSSPNRDTIAQANNSTTNTSKQLLEPSAALRGLSHEQQQRQLSSSSPDLICTTLEAEGQGKGEPSVGGLERGGSLSASAGLGGSEVGAAGLDDLTETPPRSDTPSEDAASFPFSSSPDSPCGRGAGAGRGSLGSPRLPHDGEDKEEGAGAVRLPRGASGGIGSQHLTPSAILYRAAITRKQRRGVSSEEEEGEVDSEVELPRRRRPTSITKCQSVSTFSSENLSVSDGEEGHTTDHSHSGTPDVVSTNTDDRLDDRSDDLLSQGSEIPADNTDPAQASDGLSERDGALGQAKAQLDAGQNPNESRALCDDSDCDSAELDQSGSGEPSRPPSAGAWAPPSQPCQGSPQAPHTGPP